A section of the Jatrophihabitans sp. genome encodes:
- a CDS encoding NAD(P)H-binding protein, with protein MRVAVAGGTGLIGRHVVSLVEQAGHEPVVLTRSRGVDLTTGAGLSAALAGAEVVLDVSNVATLSKKRSVRFFTTGTTRLLEAGARAGVRHHLALSIVGVDRVGWGYYAGKLSQEELIRNGDLPWTVLRATQFHEFAEQLLARSPGPVAVVPRLRVQPVAAHEVAARLVELALGPAVGRAPDMAGPQERELVELVRQVGRARGRRRLVVPVPVLGAAARGGLLPAGQGYTRGSQSFEDWLRSGGPSAGPAAS; from the coding sequence GTGCGAGTGGCGGTAGCGGGTGGCACCGGCCTGATCGGGCGGCACGTAGTCAGCCTGGTCGAGCAGGCCGGGCACGAGCCGGTGGTGCTGACCCGCTCGCGCGGGGTCGACCTCACGACGGGCGCCGGCCTGAGCGCCGCGCTCGCCGGGGCCGAGGTGGTCCTCGATGTCAGCAACGTGGCCACCCTCTCGAAGAAGCGCTCGGTGCGGTTCTTCACCACCGGCACCACCCGGCTGCTGGAGGCCGGCGCCCGGGCCGGGGTGCGGCACCATCTCGCGCTGTCGATCGTGGGCGTGGACCGGGTCGGTTGGGGCTACTACGCGGGCAAGCTCAGCCAGGAGGAGCTCATCCGCAACGGCGACCTGCCGTGGACGGTGCTGCGCGCCACCCAGTTCCACGAGTTCGCCGAGCAACTGCTGGCTCGCAGCCCGGGCCCGGTGGCAGTGGTTCCTCGGCTGCGGGTGCAGCCGGTGGCCGCCCACGAGGTGGCCGCCCGGCTGGTCGAGCTGGCCCTCGGGCCTGCCGTGGGACGAGCGCCTGACATGGCCGGGCCACAGGAGCGTGAGCTGGTCGAGCTGGTCCGCCAGGTCGGGCGTGCTCGTGGCCGGCGCCGCCTGGTCGTCCCCGTGCCGGTACTGGGCGCAGCCGCCCGGGGCGGGTTGTTGCCGGCCGGCCAGGGCTACACCCGCGGCAGCCAGAGCTTCGAGGACTGGCTGCGTTCGGGCGGGCCGAGCGCCGGGCCGGCCGCCAGCTGA
- a CDS encoding MmcQ/YjbR family DNA-binding protein yields the protein MANAEDVRRIALALPQVVEIDSDGFDFRVANKGFVWSYPERRPGQARLIRTDIAVLFVGDEAEKQALLLGEPEAFFTTPSYDGSPLVMLRLDKVDVERLEELVTDAWRMRAPNDLVDIDNVPRPLSGLREDAG from the coding sequence ATGGCTAATGCCGAGGACGTGCGCCGGATAGCGCTCGCCCTGCCTCAGGTGGTGGAGATCGACAGCGATGGGTTCGACTTCCGAGTAGCGAACAAGGGATTTGTCTGGTCCTATCCCGAGCGCCGGCCGGGCCAGGCGCGACTGATCCGAACCGATATCGCAGTGCTGTTCGTCGGTGACGAGGCCGAGAAGCAGGCGCTCTTGCTCGGCGAGCCCGAGGCTTTCTTCACCACGCCCTCCTACGACGGATCACCCCTGGTGATGCTGCGACTGGACAAGGTGGACGTCGAGCGCCTGGAAGAGCTGGTGACCGACGCCTGGCGGATGCGAGCCCCAAACGACCTCGTAGACATCGACAACGTTCCACGCCCCTTATCAGGACTGAGGGAGGACGCGGGGTAG
- a CDS encoding DUF4244 domain-containing protein has protein sequence MSVMSRIHRERERTQAGIEGDAEAGMATAEYAVGTVAAVAFAAVLFKVVQSPAVRTALSEIITSALNVSL, from the coding sequence ATGAGCGTGATGAGCAGGATTCACCGGGAACGCGAACGGACCCAGGCGGGGATCGAAGGCGATGCCGAGGCCGGGATGGCGACGGCGGAGTACGCGGTCGGCACGGTGGCAGCGGTGGCGTTCGCGGCGGTGCTGTTCAAGGTGGTGCAGAGTCCGGCGGTGCGCACGGCGCTGTCGGAGATCATCACCTCGGCGCTCAACGTCTCGCTGTGA
- a CDS encoding TadE family type IV pilus minor pilin, with amino-acid sequence MIGGRWRSDAGMVTAETAMSLPVLALLTVVGVAAVGVGQARVRCADAAGEAARAVARGDPAAAAERARTAAGAPVVLGIDSSASDTRVSVRLALRPVSWLPPVSITETAVAATEPGVRP; translated from the coding sequence GTGATCGGTGGGCGGTGGCGCTCGGACGCCGGCATGGTGACGGCCGAGACGGCGATGAGCTTGCCGGTGCTGGCCCTGCTCACCGTGGTCGGGGTCGCCGCGGTCGGTGTCGGACAGGCTCGGGTGCGTTGCGCCGACGCGGCCGGTGAGGCGGCCCGGGCGGTTGCCCGGGGTGATCCGGCCGCGGCTGCCGAGCGGGCGCGGACGGCGGCGGGCGCGCCGGTGGTGCTCGGCATCGACTCCTCGGCCTCGGACACCAGGGTCAGCGTGCGGTTGGCGCTGCGCCCGGTGAGTTGGCTGCCGCCGGTGTCGATCACCGAGACCGCGGTGGCGGCCACTGAGCCGGGCGTTCGGCCTTGA